One genomic segment of Gemmatimonadaceae bacterium includes these proteins:
- a CDS encoding VCBS repeat-containing protein encodes YRNFYNGGGVAVADLNGDGLPEVVLTSNEEGPKLYLNKGQFHFRDITKASGLTTDRASWTTGVAIADVNGDGLLDIYICRAGPGTPEQRPNQLWINQGVDKDGIPHFKEKAKEYGVADEGYSTQAAFLDYDHDGKLDLFVIENSPRSVSNAGQRNLRSERSQYGGAKLYHNDGGHFSDVTGQAGIYSPDIAFGLGVAVADVNNDGWPDIYVSNDFAERDYLYINNRDGTFSEVLDKEMPVVSYFSMGLDVADLENSGWLDVYTTDMLPEDQVRLATTSTFENWETYQSRVHGGYHHQIMRNMLQRNNGDGTFSELGQMAGVARTDWSWSALIADLDLDGRKDIFVTNGIAKDVTSQDYIAFIANGATIRSMTNEGRQRADLLKLTGAMTSTPLLNYAFHNTGGLHFTNEAAAWGLATPSFSSGAAYADLDGDGALDLVVNNVDQEAFIYRNNARKLHPENHFLRVALAGDGGNRFGIGARVTVYAADDTFMQEESPQRGFQSSVDYVLDFGLGAHATVDSLGVQWPTGKVTTLRDIAANQSVTVHERDAVGKTPITNHQSPTTLFTDVTADTKFDFKHQENDFADFDREPLMPKLLSTEGPYLAVGDVNGDGLDDVYIGGAKNQGGKLLIQQRDGRFVSANDSLFAADAISEDLGAVFFDANGDGRPDLYVVSGGNEYNEGATALQDRLYINDGHGKFHKAVGYLPPESSSGSRVVAADYDGNGTIDLFVGGRVSPWAYGADPESMLLRNDGKGHFTNVTATLAPELQHVGMVTDAMWRDIDGDGRLDLIVVGEWMPITIFHNEGGGRLKRMQVKGLENTNGWWNRIIAGDLNGDGKVDFIVANLGLNSLFRASPNEPVTMYVKDFDGNDIAEQIISIYNHGVSYPLPQRDELLGALPFLASRFPRHKDFAGKSVTDIFTPQELSDAVVKKAYTFATSLVLNKGDGSFKVVPLPDEAQIAPIYGMLAADVDRDGHTDLLLAGNFDGFKPQIGRMAASYGLMLRGDGKGSFTPERPRESGFFVPGQARDIARLRTARGDLYVVTRNNDRPLFFRANRGVTVATRSARKTQ; translated from the coding sequence CTACCGGAACTTCTATAACGGGGGCGGAGTCGCAGTCGCGGACCTGAATGGCGACGGCCTTCCCGAGGTGGTGCTCACCTCGAACGAGGAGGGGCCAAAGCTCTACCTGAACAAGGGGCAGTTCCACTTCCGCGACATCACTAAGGCATCTGGCTTAACGACAGACCGGGCCTCGTGGACCACCGGTGTCGCCATCGCGGACGTGAACGGCGACGGCCTGCTCGACATCTACATCTGCCGCGCGGGGCCCGGGACGCCAGAGCAGCGCCCGAACCAGCTCTGGATCAACCAGGGCGTGGACAAGGATGGCATCCCGCACTTCAAGGAAAAGGCGAAGGAGTACGGCGTCGCCGACGAAGGCTATTCCACGCAGGCAGCATTTCTCGACTACGATCACGACGGCAAGCTCGATCTCTTCGTGATCGAGAACTCGCCGCGGTCGGTGAGCAACGCCGGCCAGCGAAATCTGCGCAGCGAACGGAGTCAATACGGCGGCGCGAAGCTCTACCACAACGACGGCGGACATTTCAGCGACGTGACCGGGCAAGCGGGCATTTACAGCCCCGATATCGCCTTTGGTCTCGGGGTGGCCGTAGCCGATGTGAACAACGACGGATGGCCGGACATCTACGTCTCCAACGACTTCGCCGAACGCGACTATCTGTACATCAACAATCGCGACGGAACGTTCAGCGAAGTGCTCGACAAGGAGATGCCCGTCGTCAGCTACTTCTCGATGGGTCTCGATGTCGCGGATCTCGAGAATAGCGGATGGCTCGACGTCTACACGACCGATATGCTGCCGGAGGACCAGGTTCGTCTCGCGACCACCTCCACCTTCGAGAACTGGGAGACGTACCAGAGTCGCGTGCACGGCGGCTATCACCATCAGATCATGCGCAACATGCTTCAGCGCAACAACGGTGATGGCACCTTCAGTGAACTGGGCCAGATGGCTGGAGTCGCGCGAACGGACTGGAGTTGGAGCGCGCTCATCGCCGATCTCGATCTCGATGGGCGAAAGGACATCTTCGTCACAAACGGCATCGCGAAGGACGTGACGTCCCAGGACTACATCGCCTTCATCGCGAACGGCGCGACGATTCGCAGCATGACGAATGAGGGCCGCCAGCGCGCCGACCTTCTCAAGCTGACTGGCGCGATGACGTCCACACCGCTGCTGAATTATGCGTTCCATAACACCGGCGGCTTGCATTTCACGAACGAAGCCGCGGCCTGGGGGCTCGCGACGCCGAGCTTCTCGAGCGGCGCGGCGTACGCCGACCTCGATGGCGACGGCGCGCTCGATCTCGTCGTGAACAACGTCGATCAGGAAGCCTTCATCTATCGCAACAACGCGCGCAAGCTGCATCCCGAGAATCACTTTCTCCGCGTCGCGCTGGCGGGCGACGGAGGGAATCGATTCGGTATTGGCGCACGCGTCACGGTGTACGCCGCGGATGACACGTTCATGCAGGAAGAGTCACCGCAGCGGGGCTTTCAGTCGAGCGTCGACTACGTGCTCGATTTCGGCCTCGGCGCCCACGCGACGGTAGACTCGTTAGGCGTGCAGTGGCCGACGGGCAAGGTCACGACACTTCGAGACATCGCCGCGAATCAGTCGGTGACAGTGCACGAACGCGATGCGGTGGGCAAAACACCAATCACCAATCACCAATCACCAACCACGCTCTTCACGGACGTCACCGCCGACACAAAATTCGACTTCAAGCATCAGGAGAACGACTTCGCCGACTTCGATCGAGAGCCGCTGATGCCCAAGCTGCTCTCGACCGAGGGTCCTTATCTCGCCGTTGGCGACGTGAACGGCGATGGCCTGGACGACGTGTACATCGGCGGCGCGAAGAACCAGGGCGGCAAGCTCCTGATTCAGCAGCGCGACGGACGCTTCGTGAGCGCGAACGATTCGCTCTTCGCCGCGGACGCGATCTCGGAGGATCTCGGCGCCGTCTTCTTCGACGCGAATGGCGATGGCCGCCCCGACCTCTACGTCGTGAGCGGCGGCAACGAGTACAACGAAGGGGCAACGGCGCTTCAGGACCGGCTATACATCAACGACGGGCATGGAAAATTTCACAAGGCCGTCGGATATCTCCCGCCGGAGTCGTCGAGCGGCTCACGCGTCGTCGCCGCCGACTACGATGGCAACGGCACGATCGATCTGTTCGTCGGCGGACGCGTGTCGCCGTGGGCGTATGGCGCCGATCCGGAAAGCATGCTCCTGCGCAACGACGGCAAAGGACACTTCACCAATGTGACGGCGACGCTGGCGCCCGAGCTCCAGCACGTCGGCATGGTGACGGACGCCATGTGGCGTGACATCGACGGCGACGGGCGTCTCGACCTCATCGTGGTCGGCGAGTGGATGCCAATCACCATCTTCCACAACGAGGGTGGCGGCCGCCTCAAGCGCATGCAGGTGAAGGGGCTCGAGAACACCAATGGCTGGTGGAATCGCATCATCGCCGGGGACCTCAATGGTGACGGAAAGGTCGACTTCATTGTCGCGAACCTCGGGCTCAACAGCCTCTTCCGCGCGTCGCCTAACGAGCCAGTGACGATGTACGTGAAGGACTTCGACGGCAACGACATCGCCGAGCAGATCATCTCGATCTACAATCATGGTGTGAGCTATCCGCTTCCACAGCGAGACGAGCTGCTCGGGGCGCTGCCGTTTCTCGCCTCGCGATTCCCGCGCCACAAGGATTTCGCGGGCAAGTCGGTCACCGATATCTTCACACCACAGGAGTTGTCGGACGCGGTCGTGAAGAAGGCCTACACGTTCGCGACGTCGCTGGTTCTCAACAAGGGCGACGGCTCGTTCAAGGTCGTGCCGCTGCCTGACGAAGCGCAGATCGCGCCGATCTATGGCATGCTCGCGGCGGACGTCGACCGCGACGGCCACACCGACCTGTTGCTCGCCGGCAACTTCGACGGATTCAAGCCGCAGATTGGGCGCATGGCGGCGAGCTATGGGCTCATGCTGCGTGGCGATGGGAAGGGAAGCTTCACTCCCGAGCGGCCACGGGAGAGCGGCTTCTTCGTTCCCGGTCAGGCGCGCGATATCGCGCGCCTACGCACGGCGCGTGGCGATCTGTACGTCGTCACGCGCAACAACGACCGTCCTCTCTTCTTCCGCGCCAATCGCGGCGTAACCGTCGCCACGCGCAGCGCCCGGAAAACCCAATGA
- a CDS encoding TonB-dependent receptor plug domain-containing protein, producing MPSLSSHRLLGAALLAAFVAACSHGGTPATKTAPTPDATVTSQDIHPAPDEPIEKVLQGRVSGVDVFQGPDGLIVRIRGQNSVYGEPLYVVDGQVIQPGANGSLSGINPYDIDSIKVLKDAASLTMYGSRGANGVIVVKTKKAKNPQ from the coding sequence ATGCCGTCGCTTTCGTCACATCGTCTGCTGGGTGCCGCGCTTCTTGCCGCGTTCGTCGCAGCCTGCTCGCACGGCGGCACTCCTGCCACCAAGACTGCTCCGACCCCTGATGCGACGGTCACGTCTCAGGATATCCATCCCGCGCCGGATGAGCCGATCGAGAAAGTGCTGCAAGGTCGTGTCTCCGGTGTGGATGTATTCCAGGGTCCGGACGGGCTCATCGTGCGCATTCGCGGACAGAACTCCGTCTACGGCGAGCCGCTGTATGTCGTGGATGGTCAGGTAATCCAGCCAGGTGCGAACGGCAGCTTGAGCGGCATCAATCCCTACGACATCGATTCGATCAAGGTGCTGAAGGATGCGGCGAGCCTAACGATGTACGGCAGCCGCGGCGCGAATGGCGTGATCGTCGTCAAGACCAAGAAAGCGAAAAACCCGCAATAG
- a CDS encoding VCBS repeat-containing protein produces MRLRTFGIVLVTLAAASCTARRERPAGPPLFESLSPSATGVTFMNRLPEDSSFNFLSYLYYYNGGGVAVGDVNNDGLPDLYFTSNLGANHLYLNKGNYRFEDITDRAGVADSIGWKTGVTMADVNGDGYVDIYVSAVDYLAMHGRNVLYINNGDGTFTDRTKEYGLDHVGYSTQALFFDYDGDGDLDMFLLNHSTHGDRGRAAQGTGTPKGSDRLFRNDGGRFVDVSESAGVADRAGAFGLGVVASDFNLDGCPDLYVANDFQENDYLYINNCNGTFTESVAKAMGHTSRFSMGVDAADFNNDGRPDLIVTDMLPERESILKSSASTESVDLFNMQARAGFQPQYERNTLQLNRGGGRFSEIGFLAGVAATDWSWSPLFADLDNDGYKDLFITNGIYRRPNDLDYVNYISNEAIQASLAQGITRENSAAVLERMPEVPLPNYAFRNNGDLTFTNVASAWGLAQPGFSNGAAYVDLNNSGALDLVVNNINAPASIYRNRVRELNPGASHYLGLQLHGARGNTAGIGSKVTIVAGGKTQLLEQMPTRGFESSVDPRLHFGLGRATQADSLTVIWPDRRYQVLTNIPVDRMLTLEQDKAAGKYAYRRDTTFRPRFADATARSGIDFKHQENDFADYTREPLIPHLLSTEGPALAVGDVNGDGLDDIYVGGAKWQSGRLFIQQPDGTFKESKQPAFQADSLQEDVDAVFFDANGDGHLDLYVVSGGNEFWGDDDALQDRLYINDGQGNFHRDTQALPRFAESGSCVVPGDFNGDGHIDLFVGRRAVARNYGLTPRSYLLENDGKGHFTDVTRDKAPALADAGMVTSASWIDYDNDGKLDLVVVGEWMPVRVFRQEHGRFADRTQAAGLAGTEGWWNTVSAADVNGDGRKDLLLGNLGLNSYLRASANEPVRLYVGDFFSTGVLKQVLTSYKGGVSYPIAGRDELLRLMPQLRTRFPTYASFGASRIEDILPSAELAKAKVLETHDFASAIAFNDGNGHFTLRNLPSEAQFAPVNAFIADDFDRDGHIDLLVAGNIYGAPPIFGQYDASKGLLLRGAGEGHFTAADLEATNLDIEGQVRHMALVRGAHGAKFIAVARNNETLELIQVKP; encoded by the coding sequence GTGAGGCTCCGCACGTTCGGGATCGTTCTTGTGACCCTGGCCGCCGCGTCGTGCACGGCCAGGCGCGAGCGGCCAGCCGGGCCCCCGCTCTTCGAGTCGCTGTCACCCAGTGCGACGGGCGTCACCTTCATGAACCGGCTGCCGGAAGACTCGTCGTTCAACTTTCTCAGCTACTTGTACTACTACAACGGCGGCGGGGTCGCCGTCGGCGACGTCAATAACGATGGCCTTCCGGACCTCTATTTCACGTCCAATCTCGGCGCGAACCATCTCTATCTGAACAAGGGGAATTATCGCTTCGAGGACATCACCGATCGCGCCGGGGTTGCCGATTCCATCGGGTGGAAGACCGGCGTCACCATGGCGGACGTGAACGGCGACGGCTACGTCGACATCTACGTATCGGCCGTTGACTACCTCGCGATGCATGGGCGGAACGTTCTCTACATCAACAATGGCGACGGCACGTTCACCGATCGCACAAAGGAATACGGGCTCGATCACGTCGGCTACTCGACGCAAGCGCTGTTCTTCGACTACGACGGCGACGGCGACCTCGACATGTTCCTGCTCAACCATTCGACGCACGGCGATCGCGGGCGCGCGGCTCAGGGTACCGGCACGCCCAAGGGAAGCGATCGCCTGTTTCGGAACGACGGCGGCCGCTTCGTCGACGTGAGCGAAAGCGCCGGCGTTGCCGACCGCGCCGGTGCGTTCGGCCTCGGCGTCGTCGCGAGCGATTTCAATCTCGATGGATGTCCCGACCTGTATGTCGCCAACGATTTCCAGGAGAACGATTACCTCTATATCAACAATTGTAACGGAACGTTCACCGAATCGGTTGCGAAGGCGATGGGCCATACCAGCCGCTTCTCGATGGGTGTGGACGCGGCGGACTTCAACAACGATGGCCGGCCGGACCTGATCGTGACGGACATGCTTCCCGAGCGTGAGAGTATTCTCAAGAGCTCGGCGAGCACCGAGAGCGTCGATCTCTTCAACATGCAGGCTCGCGCCGGCTTCCAGCCGCAGTACGAGCGAAACACGCTGCAACTGAATCGTGGTGGAGGGCGGTTCAGCGAAATTGGGTTCCTCGCCGGCGTCGCGGCGACGGATTGGAGCTGGTCGCCGCTGTTTGCGGATCTCGACAACGACGGCTACAAGGATCTGTTCATCACCAACGGTATCTACCGGCGGCCTAACGATCTCGATTACGTCAATTACATCAGCAACGAGGCGATCCAGGCGTCGCTCGCCCAGGGGATCACTCGCGAGAATTCGGCCGCGGTGCTCGAAAGGATGCCCGAGGTGCCGCTGCCTAACTACGCATTCCGGAACAACGGCGATCTCACCTTCACGAATGTCGCGAGCGCCTGGGGACTGGCGCAACCTGGCTTCTCGAATGGCGCGGCGTACGTGGACCTCAACAACAGCGGCGCGCTCGATCTCGTCGTCAACAACATCAATGCGCCCGCCTCGATCTATCGCAATCGCGTGCGCGAGCTGAATCCCGGCGCCTCGCACTATCTGGGCTTGCAGCTTCACGGTGCCCGCGGCAACACGGCGGGGATCGGATCGAAGGTGACGATCGTTGCCGGCGGGAAGACGCAGCTGCTCGAGCAGATGCCGACGCGCGGCTTCGAGTCGTCCGTTGATCCGCGCCTGCACTTCGGACTCGGGCGCGCGACGCAGGCCGATTCGCTCACCGTCATCTGGCCCGACAGACGTTATCAAGTGCTGACGAACATTCCGGTCGATCGGATGCTCACGCTCGAGCAGGACAAAGCCGCGGGAAAGTACGCGTATCGCCGCGACACGACGTTCCGGCCGCGCTTCGCCGACGCTACGGCACGCTCCGGAATCGACTTCAAGCACCAGGAGAACGATTTCGCCGATTACACGCGCGAGCCACTGATTCCACATCTCCTGTCGACGGAGGGACCGGCGCTCGCCGTCGGCGACGTCAACGGAGATGGGCTCGACGACATCTATGTCGGCGGGGCGAAATGGCAGTCAGGACGACTCTTCATTCAGCAGCCCGACGGCACGTTCAAGGAGAGCAAGCAACCCGCGTTTCAGGCCGACAGCCTCCAGGAGGATGTCGATGCCGTCTTCTTCGATGCGAATGGAGACGGTCATCTCGATCTCTACGTCGTGAGCGGAGGGAACGAATTCTGGGGCGACGACGACGCGCTCCAGGATCGGCTCTACATCAACGACGGGCAGGGCAATTTCCATCGAGACACGCAGGCGCTGCCGCGATTCGCGGAGAGTGGCTCGTGTGTCGTGCCCGGTGATTTCAACGGTGACGGCCACATCGATCTCTTTGTCGGCCGGCGCGCGGTGGCGCGCAACTATGGTCTCACGCCACGCAGCTATCTGCTCGAGAATGACGGCAAAGGTCATTTCACGGACGTCACGCGTGACAAGGCGCCGGCGCTTGCCGACGCCGGCATGGTGACTTCGGCGTCGTGGATCGACTACGACAATGATGGGAAGCTCGATCTCGTCGTCGTTGGCGAGTGGATGCCGGTGCGCGTGTTCCGGCAAGAGCATGGACGGTTCGCCGATCGCACGCAGGCGGCGGGGCTCGCGGGTACGGAAGGCTGGTGGAATACCGTGTCGGCGGCCGACGTCAACGGAGATGGGCGCAAGGATCTCCTGTTAGGCAATCTCGGACTCAACTCGTATCTGCGCGCGTCGGCGAATGAGCCGGTGAGGCTCTACGTCGGTGACTTCTTCTCTACGGGCGTGCTTAAACAAGTTCTCACGTCATACAAGGGCGGCGTCAGCTATCCGATTGCGGGGCGTGACGAGCTGCTGCGCCTCATGCCGCAGCTCCGAACCAGGTTCCCCACGTACGCGTCGTTCGGCGCGAGCCGGATCGAAGACATTCTCCCGTCCGCGGAGCTCGCGAAGGCGAAGGTACTGGAGACGCACGACTTCGCGAGCGCCATTGCGTTCAACGACGGAAATGGTCATTTCACTCTGCGGAATCTCCCGTCCGAAGCGCAGTTCGCACCGGTGAATGCCTTTATCGCCGATGATTTCGATCGCGATGGTCACATCGATCTGCTGGTTGCCGGCAACATCTACGGCGCTCCGCCGATTTTCGGCCAGTACGATGCCAGCAAGGGTTTGCTGTTACGTGGCGCGGGCGAGGGACATTTCACCGCGGCGGATCTCGAGGCCACGAATCTCGATATCGAGGGACAGGTGCGTCATATGGCGTTGGTGCGAGGCGCGCACGGCGCGAAGTTCATTGCGGTCGCGCGAAATAACGAGACGCTAGAGCTAATTCAGGTGAAACCGTGA